In Pseudomonas sp. MYb327, one DNA window encodes the following:
- a CDS encoding DUF6543 domain-containing protein codes for MSELHGSNSLETPAQSNGVHYDRVLAVIPDAIKKASTARLQTLETQRPKFPEWYSAAREMDRQYLKELIEEQGRLQGVLDKTLGDLQNDINAFAEPILSTALKTNFNTVENVDTFSVQLAVPSNIAFVIDTGASRVRHSTLLEAALHNFEEAETAEDAWRDSSGIYRKVKGGAVVLEPSIALTRFATMCRSLDIGGQYQRHIKSVLLPSAVEAQQTLQQDSVASEKAAFQVAALIAHLKGDISAYAYSKLGLLRENKPNIMFHDQPLHSHRLSLMGFRLTGIVLFSATADPSELKKTIDALTPDSLKFWSEWSQRIPVLPGKEYDQFKLLQAFFANGPRGMNDERLRREDIYQQSFLSGPLIAYIPDDPVHPLKEYSSLTEFMKTLIGQLRDTEYQAFFSRFVAQKDKGLFFTRVNERFTTFTWHQREPLDMGPWWRETAVENPNAEPITNRIPGDLWVTLFHERRDKAIADARLIAVPTDDEDAAARFKRLTSYLSIGWNVFNFAAMLVPGLGEAMLGIMVAQMLAEVAEGVEDWSKGDKQEASAYFNGVLINFAQLALMSAVHVLPAGRLTPIKVSPFVEGLKPVEVRGRERLWNPDLRPYEHSLALPLDAPVNEKGLYRHQDKDVLRLEEKCYAVKQDPNTGQHGLQHPTRADAYQPRLEHNGAGSWKTELDQPLEWDSRQLLRRLGASVDRFSDESLGQVLTVSGVHENALRRLHVEHETPPAMLVDTLKRFTAYADAEACAEQILVNLIGEEWAGFIPRFMTELPGWPEGKAIEVFEGPGLSGSSIKDGYADAPPVDTLQITRQELLGGALPGRVVGFLDEPSLRELLGQWFSGDPQRRIEALREQLAAQARQNKRRLFDGLYARRERSTDPSVSLLKSDGAELSTRMAEELLAHAHPSDVQHLTAKKRVSLRLAEQAREAAHQLRLARAYEGLYIDELHNPDTLRLELHSLAKLPGWPADLRLEIRQYSFDGALSDSIGPVDAPTRKVLIRGEDGRYEARDTRDQQLHGADTLYAAVLHALPDSQRVALGFEIHDASGLEQAVKAQPLDRQSFEPIVRENPVLKPAYDPQVMRLRGGMQGFAQQVPPGSDLHWRLRSLYPGCTAEQVDTLLTEFHRNGGLAHQRVAALEAEFNQLNRSLRRWMDSPTTSFRFTPSGISEWRARDLVCKAIRQCWQRTGPEGVAAAGVIRPQALMLDNVANLRLLLETLPKLEANFDHVTQVSLRNGALRDTHMPFLDSFRRVRYLNLQDNLLTAVPQVISDMNHLTDLFLNDNRIELDVMAVDRLKNLTQLQSLGLRGNPLKLTPNISRMPWLQVLLLNETGLEGWPVGLFSQSRPRSIYLDLRHNPISQIPEVAPGSFRAELLARTVISREPRWISPDNLDTLKMYTESLGMDPERPYPPRGTMDSAEWSAGMTERQWQEKQEAWNAVEDEFDSVPFFNEIRKLTMSADFTAGGAYQVDLTAKVWRMIEAMSENSELRVKLFNEAATPTECVDGGTQLFNAMGMQVLIHEAHALGSADLIEARLLELAQGKSRLNELGAIARQRVASRLAAGESFRRIDRQGNVTGTIDEVEVHLAYMTDLAQRLDLPWQARGMQFRKIAGVSKEMIEAAFLRIVALEEGDLLADRILEQPVWKAWLESSYGEELNVLKRQVDATTDLQDALQRRNKAVEPAAKSALEVEIKALCRELGREENAFAGGQVMTDEQYTQALTDIDQQTREKLRSITQQAIVRTRLQRARVIPGQ; via the coding sequence GTGTCTGAATTGCATGGAAGCAACTCGCTGGAAACGCCCGCTCAAAGCAACGGCGTTCATTACGATCGTGTACTGGCCGTCATACCCGACGCGATAAAAAAGGCCTCGACAGCGAGGCTGCAAACTCTTGAAACACAAAGGCCCAAGTTCCCCGAGTGGTACAGCGCTGCGCGGGAAATGGACCGCCAGTACCTCAAGGAATTGATTGAAGAACAGGGCCGATTGCAAGGCGTTCTGGACAAGACCCTGGGCGACTTGCAAAACGACATCAATGCCTTCGCCGAGCCCATCCTGAGCACGGCATTGAAAACGAATTTCAATACGGTCGAGAACGTCGACACGTTCAGCGTGCAACTGGCTGTGCCCAGCAACATTGCCTTTGTCATCGATACCGGGGCCAGTCGCGTTCGGCATTCCACGCTATTGGAAGCGGCGCTACACAATTTTGAAGAGGCCGAAACCGCTGAAGACGCGTGGCGCGACAGCTCCGGTATCTACCGCAAGGTCAAGGGCGGCGCCGTTGTGCTTGAGCCATCGATTGCCCTGACACGTTTTGCGACGATGTGCCGAAGCCTGGACATCGGCGGGCAATATCAGCGGCACATCAAATCCGTCCTGCTGCCCAGCGCCGTGGAAGCGCAGCAGACGTTACAGCAAGACTCGGTGGCCAGCGAAAAGGCCGCTTTTCAGGTGGCAGCGCTGATCGCCCATCTAAAGGGCGATATCAGCGCCTACGCCTACAGCAAGCTCGGGCTCCTGCGGGAAAACAAGCCCAACATCATGTTTCATGACCAGCCTTTGCACAGCCATCGTTTATCACTGATGGGCTTCAGGCTGACCGGCATCGTGCTGTTCAGTGCGACAGCCGACCCATCGGAATTGAAGAAAACCATCGATGCATTGACCCCTGACTCGCTGAAATTCTGGAGCGAATGGTCGCAGCGTATTCCCGTGTTACCCGGTAAAGAGTACGACCAGTTCAAGTTGCTACAGGCGTTCTTCGCCAATGGCCCGCGGGGCATGAACGATGAGCGGTTGCGCCGGGAGGATATTTATCAGCAGAGTTTTTTGTCCGGCCCGTTGATCGCCTACATCCCGGATGACCCTGTTCACCCCTTGAAGGAATACTCGTCGCTGACCGAGTTCATGAAGACGCTGATCGGCCAGTTGCGCGATACCGAGTACCAGGCCTTCTTTAGCCGGTTCGTGGCACAGAAGGACAAAGGTCTGTTCTTCACCCGGGTCAACGAACGTTTCACGACCTTTACCTGGCATCAGCGCGAACCGCTCGACATGGGCCCGTGGTGGCGGGAGACCGCGGTAGAGAACCCCAACGCAGAACCTATCACCAATCGCATCCCTGGTGACCTGTGGGTAACGCTGTTTCATGAGCGCCGCGACAAGGCCATCGCCGATGCCAGGCTCATTGCCGTGCCGACCGACGATGAAGATGCGGCAGCGCGTTTCAAGCGCCTGACCAGCTACCTGTCGATCGGCTGGAACGTGTTCAATTTCGCCGCGATGCTGGTGCCCGGTCTCGGTGAAGCGATGCTGGGCATCATGGTCGCGCAAATGCTCGCCGAAGTGGCAGAAGGGGTCGAAGACTGGAGCAAGGGTGATAAACAAGAGGCTTCAGCCTACTTCAACGGCGTACTGATCAACTTTGCTCAGTTGGCGCTCATGAGCGCCGTGCACGTGCTGCCTGCCGGCAGGCTGACGCCGATCAAGGTCTCGCCATTCGTCGAGGGCCTCAAACCGGTAGAGGTACGCGGCAGGGAGCGGTTGTGGAACCCGGATCTGCGTCCCTATGAGCATTCGCTTGCCTTGCCGCTGGACGCACCGGTCAACGAAAAGGGCCTTTATCGGCATCAAGACAAGGACGTGCTGCGGCTCGAGGAGAAGTGTTACGCCGTCAAGCAGGATCCAAACACCGGGCAGCATGGCCTTCAGCATCCAACCCGTGCCGACGCCTACCAACCGCGGTTGGAACATAACGGTGCCGGCAGCTGGAAGACTGAACTCGATCAACCCCTTGAATGGGACAGTCGCCAATTGCTCAGGCGCCTGGGGGCTTCGGTAGACAGGTTTTCCGATGAAAGCCTGGGTCAGGTGTTGACCGTCAGTGGCGTGCACGAGAATGCGCTGCGCCGGCTTCACGTCGAGCATGAAACCCCGCCCGCGATGCTGGTCGACACGCTCAAACGCTTTACCGCGTACGCCGATGCTGAAGCCTGCGCTGAACAGATTCTGGTCAACCTAATCGGTGAAGAGTGGGCCGGGTTTATCCCGCGATTCATGACGGAGCTACCGGGTTGGCCTGAGGGTAAAGCCATCGAAGTATTCGAGGGGCCGGGGCTGTCCGGTTCGTCGATCAAGGACGGCTATGCCGATGCGCCGCCGGTCGATACCTTGCAGATCACCCGGCAGGAACTGCTTGGCGGTGCCTTGCCTGGGCGAGTGGTCGGGTTCCTGGACGAACCGTCACTTCGTGAGCTGCTCGGCCAGTGGTTCTCCGGTGATCCGCAGCGGCGTATCGAAGCGTTGCGCGAACAATTGGCGGCGCAGGCGCGGCAAAACAAACGGCGTCTGTTCGATGGGTTGTATGCACGGCGCGAGCGTTCGACCGATCCTTCGGTGAGCCTGCTCAAAAGCGACGGGGCGGAGCTCTCGACCCGCATGGCCGAAGAATTGCTGGCGCATGCGCACCCCTCTGACGTGCAGCACCTCACCGCGAAAAAACGCGTATCCCTGAGGCTGGCAGAACAGGCGCGCGAGGCCGCACATCAACTGCGACTGGCACGGGCCTACGAGGGCCTGTATATCGACGAACTGCACAACCCCGACACGCTACGACTGGAACTGCACTCTCTGGCAAAACTGCCGGGATGGCCAGCGGATTTGCGCCTGGAAATTCGTCAATATTCTTTCGACGGCGCGTTGAGCGACAGCATCGGCCCAGTGGATGCACCGACGCGCAAAGTGCTGATCAGGGGCGAGGACGGTCGATACGAGGCGCGGGATACGCGCGATCAACAACTGCACGGTGCCGACACGTTATACGCGGCGGTATTGCACGCATTGCCTGACTCGCAGCGCGTTGCCCTGGGCTTCGAAATCCACGACGCCTCTGGGCTTGAGCAAGCGGTAAAGGCACAGCCACTGGACCGTCAGTCATTCGAGCCGATCGTGCGTGAAAACCCCGTGCTCAAACCGGCTTACGATCCACAAGTCATGCGCCTGCGGGGAGGTATGCAAGGTTTCGCGCAGCAAGTGCCGCCCGGGTCGGATCTGCACTGGCGGCTGCGATCGCTGTATCCAGGCTGCACCGCAGAGCAGGTCGACACACTGTTGACGGAGTTCCATCGTAACGGTGGTTTGGCCCATCAACGGGTGGCCGCACTTGAGGCTGAGTTCAATCAACTCAACCGATCACTGCGCCGCTGGATGGACTCACCGACCACTTCGTTCCGTTTTACACCCTCGGGCATTTCGGAGTGGCGAGCGCGCGACCTGGTCTGCAAAGCGATCCGGCAGTGCTGGCAGCGTACCGGGCCAGAAGGCGTAGCCGCCGCCGGAGTGATCCGCCCCCAAGCGTTGATGCTGGATAACGTTGCCAATCTGCGCCTGTTACTGGAGACGCTGCCAAAACTGGAAGCCAACTTCGACCATGTCACCCAAGTGAGCCTGCGCAATGGCGCACTGCGTGACACGCACATGCCTTTCCTGGATTCGTTTCGCCGAGTGCGCTATCTCAACCTGCAAGACAACCTGCTGACCGCCGTCCCGCAGGTGATCAGTGACATGAACCATCTCACCGACCTGTTTCTCAATGACAACCGCATAGAGCTGGATGTAATGGCGGTCGACCGATTGAAAAATCTGACCCAGTTGCAGTCTTTAGGGCTGCGTGGCAATCCGTTGAAACTCACCCCCAACATCAGCCGCATGCCGTGGTTGCAAGTGCTGTTGCTGAACGAAACAGGCCTGGAAGGCTGGCCTGTCGGGCTGTTCTCCCAATCACGGCCTCGCAGTATTTATCTCGATTTGCGTCACAACCCGATCAGCCAGATACCGGAAGTCGCGCCCGGTTCGTTTCGCGCCGAGTTGCTGGCGCGTACCGTCATCAGCCGGGAACCGCGCTGGATCTCGCCGGACAACCTCGACACCCTGAAGATGTACACCGAATCCCTTGGCATGGATCCCGAGCGCCCGTACCCGCCCCGAGGCACGATGGACAGTGCCGAATGGTCGGCAGGCATGACGGAGCGGCAATGGCAGGAGAAGCAGGAAGCCTGGAACGCGGTCGAGGATGAGTTCGACTCGGTGCCGTTCTTCAATGAAATCCGCAAGCTCACGATGTCCGCCGACTTCACGGCGGGTGGCGCCTATCAGGTGGACCTGACGGCCAAGGTCTGGCGGATGATCGAGGCCATGTCCGAGAACAGTGAACTGCGGGTCAAACTGTTCAACGAAGCCGCGACGCCCACCGAATGCGTGGATGGCGGCACGCAACTGTTCAATGCCATGGGCATGCAGGTGCTGATTCATGAGGCCCATGCACTGGGCAGCGCAGACCTGATCGAGGCGCGGTTGCTGGAGTTGGCGCAAGGCAAGTCGCGGCTCAATGAGCTCGGCGCCATTGCCCGGCAGCGGGTGGCGTCGCGGTTGGCAGCGGGCGAAAGCTTCCGGCGGATCGACAGGCAGGGCAATGTCACCGGCACCATCGATGAAGTGGAAGTCCACCTGGCCTACATGACTGATCTGGCACAACGTCTCGATCTGCCTTGGCAAGCACGAGGTATGCAGTTCCGCAAGATCGCCGGGGTCAGCAAGGAAATGATCGAAGCGGCGTTTCTGCGGATTGTGGCGTTGGAGGAAGGCGACTTGCTCGCAGATCGAATCCTCGAACAGCCTGTGTGGAAAGCCTGGCTCGAGTCTTCGTACGGCGAAGAACTGAACGTTCTGAAGCGACAGGTCGACGCCACGACGGATTTGCAGGATGCGCTGCAACGACGAAACAAGGCCGTCGAACCGGCCGCCAAGTCTGCTTTGGAGGTGGAAATCAAAGCGCTTTGTCGCGAGTTGGGCAGAGAGGAAAACGCTTTCGCCGGGGGGCAGGTCATGACTGACGAGCAATACACCCAGGCGTTGACGGACATCGATCAGCAGACCCGAGAAAAACTGAGATCGATCACTCAACAAGCGATAGTGCGTACGCGCTTGCAGCGAGCCAGGGTGATCCCAGGTCAATAA
- a CDS encoding HAMP domain-containing sensor histidine kinase, with protein MRLSEFIACNVNRIVDEWEQFAKTITPAAESMDSAALRDHAKSILLAASRDMTKPQTPSEQAAKAKGEGPEKTPSLDEAGASHGELRHNVGFDLVQMTSEFRHLRACVIRLWVDSLESPDMAYFQDMIRFNEAIDEALAESTAAYAEQVNHSRDIFLAILGHDLRAPLQAVSMSIELLLRKTTLQGEALTCATHIQRGTRHMAVMVGDLLELVRSRLGKSLPIEPTPMDLAEVAHAAIADACAGNPECDPTLKILGDVHGVWDPRRIAQLLQNLIGNALQHGSNKRDVMVTLKGGPDAVHLMVHNFGIPISEDSIATIFDPLVRSADEELGQPSTSLGLGLFIVKEVVNAHQGTIEVTSNEEDGTLFTVVLPRKV; from the coding sequence ATGCGCCTATCCGAATTCATCGCCTGTAACGTAAATCGCATCGTCGATGAGTGGGAGCAGTTCGCTAAAACCATTACCCCTGCTGCCGAATCCATGGACAGCGCCGCCTTGCGCGACCACGCAAAGTCGATCCTGCTGGCCGCCTCGCGGGACATGACCAAACCGCAAACGCCCAGTGAGCAAGCAGCCAAGGCCAAGGGTGAAGGCCCGGAAAAAACCCCGAGCCTGGACGAAGCCGGCGCCAGTCACGGTGAATTGCGCCATAACGTAGGGTTTGACCTGGTGCAGATGACCAGCGAATTTCGCCACCTGCGCGCTTGCGTGATTCGCCTGTGGGTCGACAGCCTTGAATCCCCCGACATGGCCTATTTCCAGGACATGATCCGCTTCAACGAAGCCATCGACGAAGCCCTGGCCGAATCCACGGCGGCCTATGCCGAGCAGGTCAATCACTCGCGGGACATTTTCCTGGCGATCCTCGGCCACGACCTGCGCGCGCCGCTGCAAGCGGTGAGCATGTCCATCGAACTGCTCCTGCGTAAAACCACGCTGCAGGGCGAGGCCCTGACCTGTGCGACCCACATCCAGCGGGGCACGCGACATATGGCGGTGATGGTCGGTGATTTGCTGGAGCTGGTGCGCAGTCGCCTGGGCAAGAGCCTGCCGATCGAGCCGACGCCCATGGATCTGGCCGAAGTTGCCCATGCGGCGATCGCCGATGCCTGCGCCGGTAATCCTGAGTGCGATCCGACCCTGAAAATACTCGGCGACGTGCATGGTGTCTGGGATCCGAGACGTATCGCCCAGTTGTTACAGAATCTGATCGGTAACGCCTTGCAGCATGGGTCGAATAAACGTGATGTCATGGTGACGCTAAAAGGCGGGCCGGACGCGGTTCACCTGATGGTGCATAACTTCGGCATACCGATTTCCGAAGACTCCATCGCGACGATCTTCGACCCCTTGGTGCGTAGCGCGGACGAAGAACTCGGCCAGCCTTCGACCAGCCTCGGGTTGGGGTTGTTTATCGTCAAGGAAGTGGTGAATGCCCATCAGGGCACAATTGAAGTCACTTCGAATGAAGAGGACGGTACGTTGTTTACGGTAGTGTTGCCCCGGAAGGTGTAA
- a CDS encoding chaperone modulator CbpM encodes MSNPLIVQLDLAEFCEATDLSDVYVIEIVEHGILEPQGSVPKDWRFTDYELTLAKRAAKLRRDLELEWEGVALALDLLEEVQQLRAENRMLKQRLGRLVLE; translated from the coding sequence ATGAGCAACCCCCTGATCGTTCAACTGGACCTGGCAGAATTCTGTGAGGCGACCGACCTGTCGGACGTCTACGTGATCGAAATTGTCGAACACGGCATCCTCGAACCTCAGGGCTCCGTGCCCAAGGATTGGCGTTTCACCGATTACGAACTGACCCTGGCCAAACGCGCCGCCAAGCTGCGGCGCGATTTGGAGTTGGAGTGGGAAGGGGTTGCGCTGGCGCTGGACCTGCTCGAAGAGGTCCAGCAATTGCGGGCGGAGAATCGGATGCTCAAGCAGCGGCTGGGGCGGTTGGTGCTGGAATAA